The proteins below are encoded in one region of Plutella xylostella chromosome Z, ilPluXylo3.1, whole genome shotgun sequence:
- the LOC125491163 gene encoding putative uncharacterized protein DDB_G0271606 — protein MSIVINNSKYVSSSQPKVDKIAYRKIINRLLIEKIWDFPMFKELETETKMQIIDELRKARVYNQIIELMTFIKPRAIQRFISLFGELILAAVEGEGSNLLIDDIREDVMMQLQMLQEQQKQVPQKPPFQGIQQPSQQLQSFAERLKLALQGLQNQPVSQQPFQGILQQPIQDKIHESLKALQAMQSPELRNQFSLSPYVTQNQQTPNRFSQFPQIQNVPQLPYVPR, from the exons ATGTCTATAGTGATAAATAATTCgaag TATGTATCTTCGTCACAGCCAAAAGTGGATAAAATTGCTTACAGAAAAATCATAAATAGATTATTAATCGAAAAAATATGGGATTTTCCAATGTTCAAGGAGTTGGAAACCGAAACAAAAATGCAGATCATCGATGAATTGCGAAAAGCCAGAGTATATAATCAAATAATTGAATTGATGACTTTTATAAAACCACGGGCGATACAGAGATTCATAAGTTTGTTTGGTGAGTTGATCTTAGCTGCTGTTGAAGGTGAAGGATCGAACCTTCTCATAGACGATATTAGAGAAGATGTAATGATGCAGTTACAGATGTTACAAGAACAACAGAAGCAGGTGCCACAGAAACCACCATTCCAAGGAATACAACAACCATCACAGCAGCTGCAATCGTTTGCCGAGAGATTAAAACTAGCGCTCCAGGGACTACAAAATCAACCTGTGTCGCAACAACCGTTCCAGGGAATTCTTCAACAGCCGATacaagataaaatacatgaatCTCTGAAAGCTCTTCAAGCAATGCAGTCACCAGAACTACGAAACCAATTTTCGTTATCACCATATGTTACTCAGAATCAACAAACACCGAATCGGTTTTCACAATTTCCCCAAATACAGAACGTCCCACAGCTTCCATATGTTCCACGATAG